One genomic segment of Profundibacter amoris includes these proteins:
- a CDS encoding site-specific integrase, which produces MWFPRFVVGVHHHQNGNHRPYQWARRSQFSSLKLGAVSDEVGTNTYKLFGYHRRDSVYKTWKRVCDKAEIDRIMPHAAGRHGFGTEMMVRQGLDAVTVAKVGRWADSQMLFKNLRSFG; this is translated from the coding sequence TTGTGGTTTCCTCGTTTTGTGGTTGGTGTGCACCACCATCAAAACGGTAACCACCGCCCTTATCAATGGGCGCGCCGCTCCCAGTTCAGTTCGCTGAAATTGGGGGCGGTGTCAGATGAAGTCGGAACTAATACTTATAAGCTGTTTGGTTACCACCGCCGCGATAGCGTTTATAAAACATGGAAGCGGGTGTGCGATAAAGCCGAGATCGACAGAATTATGCCTCATGCGGCAGGGCGGCATGGGTTTGGCACCGAAATGATGGTCCGGCAAGGACTTGATGCCGTCACGGTTGCCAAAGTCGGACGCTGGGCCGACTCTCAAATGTTGTTTAAAAACCTACGCTCATTCGGATGA
- a CDS encoding site-specific DNA-methyltransferase, translating to MARKPKAPKQVETLVHDDASRKNIPSAELQSIAQRMEETDPSQPVTYKRTHPLAQGETRERDPDLDPQIIWKGMEIRLTHDQIEQIKQTGKIEIGEAQLVWRGKDTQDWSDLVVQTPPVYIQEKIHPKAIIDDLKKQTAERQKSEADIPDLFADFNGIDPEARTEFYQHDQHWTNRMILGDSLQVMASLAEREGLRGKVQCIYFDPPYGIKFNSNWQVSTRSRDVKDGKLDQITREPEQVKAFRDTWKDGIHSYLTYLRDRMTAMRDMLTESGSIFVQIGDENVHRVRALMDEVFGEENYVTTITYKTTSGVPLKRAPKRISDTIIAYAKSADGNKFRKLYTLLNKDQSTFETLPLHSASLGNNVKRSFQGKTWGIPNGHWRHTDDGFERLVMADRIVNTGTVIRSKSFANDFPAKELTSAWMDTGPELQKNYVVQTNQLPIQRCILMATDPGDLVMDPTCGSGTTATVAEQWGRRWITMDTSRVSLALARARLMGARYPYYLLADSPEGRAKEQDVSGKIQPDTPMRGDIRQGFVYERAPHIMLKTIANNAEIDVIWEGYQEKLEPLRKALNTAVGETWEEWQIPREAGEGWSAEAAKLHSEWWEHRIARQQDIDKSIAQKADVEMLYDRPYQDNTKVRVAGPFTVESLSPHRVIPADEDDLTDDLDAAAGKRVAPSPEQDFAQMVLENLKSAGVHQAAKDDRIEFIDIEGWPGDYIAAVGTYNEGNVTRRAGIFIGPEFGTITRADLTAAAREANDARFDALIACGFNFDAHTSELTKLGPLPILKAKINPDLHMSDELKNTGKGNLFVVFGEPDIEWCFDEDGQIVVEVLGVDVFDPKTGEVRASGKDDIAAWFVDTDYNEESFFVRHAYFMGANDPYKSLKTTLKAEIDAEAWATLYRDTSRPFSRPDSGRFAVKVINHFGDEVMKVFTV from the coding sequence ATGGCACGTAAACCAAAGGCGCCCAAACAGGTCGAAACGCTGGTGCATGACGACGCATCGCGCAAAAACATTCCCTCGGCCGAATTGCAATCCATTGCCCAGCGGATGGAGGAAACTGATCCCAGCCAGCCCGTCACCTACAAGCGCACCCACCCATTGGCGCAGGGCGAGACCCGCGAACGTGATCCCGACCTTGATCCACAGATCATCTGGAAGGGCATGGAAATCCGGCTGACGCACGATCAGATCGAACAGATCAAACAGACCGGCAAGATCGAGATCGGCGAGGCGCAGCTGGTTTGGCGCGGCAAGGATACCCAAGACTGGTCTGATCTGGTGGTGCAAACCCCGCCGGTTTACATTCAGGAAAAAATCCACCCAAAGGCCATCATTGACGATCTGAAAAAACAAACAGCTGAGCGGCAAAAATCCGAGGCCGACATCCCCGATCTGTTTGCCGATTTCAACGGCATTGATCCCGAGGCCAGAACCGAATTTTACCAGCACGACCAACATTGGACCAACCGGATGATTCTGGGCGACAGCCTGCAAGTGATGGCGTCACTGGCGGAACGCGAAGGCCTGCGGGGCAAGGTGCAATGCATCTATTTTGACCCACCTTACGGGATCAAGTTTAATTCCAACTGGCAGGTGTCCACACGGTCGCGCGATGTGAAAGACGGCAAGCTGGATCAGATCACGCGGGAGCCCGAACAGGTCAAGGCGTTTCGCGATACATGGAAGGACGGCATCCATTCCTACCTGACGTATTTGCGCGACCGGATGACCGCGATGCGCGATATGCTGACGGAAAGCGGCAGTATATTCGTGCAGATCGGCGACGAGAACGTGCATCGGGTAAGGGCGCTGATGGATGAGGTGTTTGGGGAGGAGAATTACGTCACTACAATAACTTATAAAACAACAAGCGGAGTGCCGCTAAAACGAGCGCCTAAAAGGATTTCAGATACGATCATTGCATATGCAAAGAGTGCGGATGGTAACAAATTCAGAAAGCTCTACACATTGCTTAACAAAGACCAATCTACATTTGAGACCCTCCCATTGCACTCCGCGAGTTTAGGCAACAACGTCAAGCGCTCATTTCAAGGTAAAACATGGGGTATACCCAATGGTCATTGGCGTCACACTGACGATGGCTTTGAGCGCCTAGTTATGGCGGATAGGATAGTTAACACGGGAACAGTAATTCGATCAAAATCGTTTGCTAACGACTTTCCTGCAAAAGAATTAACTTCTGCATGGATGGATACAGGGCCAGAGTTACAAAAGAACTATGTTGTTCAAACTAACCAATTGCCAATCCAACGCTGCATCCTCATGGCCACCGACCCCGGTGATCTGGTGATGGACCCGACCTGTGGCTCTGGCACCACCGCCACGGTGGCGGAACAATGGGGGCGGCGCTGGATCACTATGGATACCTCCCGCGTGTCGCTCGCCCTTGCCCGCGCCCGCTTGATGGGCGCGCGCTATCCCTATTACCTATTGGCCGACAGCCCCGAGGGCCGCGCCAAGGAACAGGATGTCAGCGGTAAAATCCAGCCCGACACCCCCATGCGCGGCGATATCCGGCAGGGCTTTGTTTACGAACGTGCCCCGCATATCATGCTAAAAACCATCGCCAACAACGCCGAGATTGATGTGATCTGGGAAGGCTATCAGGAAAAACTGGAACCTTTGCGCAAGGCATTGAACACGGCCGTTGGGGAAACTTGGGAAGAATGGCAAATCCCGCGCGAGGCTGGCGAGGGCTGGTCAGCGGAGGCGGCCAAGCTGCATTCCGAGTGGTGGGAACACCGCATTGCCCGCCAGCAAGACATCGACAAATCCATCGCCCAAAAGGCCGATGTCGAAATGCTCTATGATCGCCCCTATCAGGATAATACCAAGGTGCGCGTGGCAGGCCCGTTCACGGTTGAAAGCCTATCGCCGCATCGGGTTATTCCGGCAGACGAGGATGATCTAACAGACGATCTGGACGCCGCCGCAGGCAAGCGCGTGGCCCCCAGCCCGGAACAGGATTTCGCCCAGATGGTTCTGGAAAACCTGAAATCCGCCGGTGTGCATCAGGCCGCCAAAGATGACCGGATCGAATTCATTGATATCGAGGGCTGGCCCGGCGACTACATCGCCGCCGTCGGCACCTATAACGAGGGCAATGTCACCCGCCGCGCCGGTATCTTTATCGGCCCCGAATTTGGCACCATCACCCGCGCCGATCTAACGGCAGCCGCCCGCGAGGCAAATGACGCGCGTTTTGATGCGCTGATCGCCTGCGGTTTCAATTTTGACGCCCATACCAGCGAGCTGACCAAACTTGGCCCGCTGCCGATCCTGAAGGCCAAGATCAACCCCGATCTACACATGTCGGATGAGCTGAAAAACACCGGCAAGGGCAACCTGTTTGTGGTGTTCGGCGAACCGGACATCGAGTGGTGTTTTGATGAGGACGGTCAGATCGTGGTCGAGGTGCTGGGCGTAGATGTGTTTGACCCCAAAACCGGCGAAGTGCGGGCCAGCGGCAAAGACGACATCGCCGCGTGGTTTGTTGATACGGATTACAACGAGGAAAGTTTCTTTGTGCGTCACGCCTATTTCATGGGCGCGAATGACCCGTATAAATCGCTGAAAACCACACTGAAGGCCGAGATTGATGCCGAAGCATGGGCAACGCTCTACCGCGACACCTCGCGCCCATTTTCGCGCCCTGATAGCGGACGGTTTGCGGTGAAGGTGATCAACCACTTTGGCGACGAAGTTATGAAAGTGTTTACGGTGTGA
- a CDS encoding 3'-5' exonuclease, with product MKFLIANTFSQSLGKLQAQEQKAAKVTALDLQMDPSAPGLQFHRISNSKDANFWSIRVSRDLRIIVHKTANSFLICFVGHHDDAYAWAERRRVDTHPRTGAAQIVEVRERVEEIPVYVEVPAEAPPEPKIFASLAEDDLLGVGVPEEWLNDVQNATENSFFDLHDHLPGEASEALLNFATGGKLSIGFLVASDTTPFEHPDAMRRFRAFDNVDELKTALDLPWEQWIVFLHPSQRAVVERVFNGPARVTGSAGTGKTIVALHRAARHLREDANARVLLTSFSSPLANSIKGKLALLLSEEQHLLDRATVLSFKGIAKELFMLINGHEPRIANDSQVSDVISAAKSKLDYQDNSLNFLLSEWRNVVDAWQISDLESYSSVQRIGRRNRLGNQQRARLWPVFEQAKRSISNMGRTTWDEVFQSVADYYFSKPEKPFSHVVVDESQDLSVTQLRMLSAISADSANCLFFAGDIGQRIFQEPFSWKSHGIDIRGRSSTLKVNYRTSHQIRMVIDKLLPETLRDADGNEDSRQGVVSVINGTKPILQDFPNQQSENTAVSEWISKQISQGVEPHEIGIFTRETDQLIRARRAVQQANQSVCELSERQERAEAAVRIGTMHLAKGLEFRSVCVMACDEGILPLENRLDISGDEDELELHFETERHLFYVACTRARDDLLVTSVRPRSEFIDDLEQSLVSE from the coding sequence ATGAAGTTTCTGATCGCAAATACCTTTAGCCAGTCATTGGGCAAATTGCAGGCGCAAGAGCAAAAAGCCGCCAAGGTGACGGCGCTTGATTTGCAAATGGACCCATCAGCGCCCGGGTTGCAATTTCACCGGATCAGCAATTCCAAGGATGCCAATTTCTGGTCAATCCGCGTCAGCCGCGATCTGCGCATCATCGTGCATAAAACCGCAAACAGTTTTTTGATTTGTTTTGTGGGGCACCACGATGATGCCTATGCATGGGCGGAGCGGCGACGTGTAGACACCCACCCGCGCACAGGGGCCGCCCAAATCGTCGAGGTGCGCGAACGGGTTGAGGAAATCCCAGTTTATGTGGAAGTGCCCGCCGAAGCACCGCCAGAACCAAAGATATTCGCATCCCTTGCTGAGGATGATTTGCTGGGTGTCGGTGTGCCCGAAGAGTGGCTGAACGATGTGCAAAACGCCACGGAAAACAGTTTCTTTGATCTGCACGACCACCTGCCCGGAGAAGCCTCTGAGGCGCTGTTGAATTTTGCAACGGGTGGCAAGCTGTCGATTGGCTTCCTTGTCGCTTCTGATACAACACCCTTTGAGCATCCCGATGCCATGCGTCGGTTTCGGGCCTTTGACAATGTCGATGAACTTAAAACCGCGCTTGATCTGCCTTGGGAACAATGGATCGTTTTCTTACACCCCTCGCAACGGGCTGTTGTTGAGCGTGTTTTCAACGGTCCTGCACGGGTCACAGGATCGGCGGGCACCGGCAAAACCATTGTCGCCCTACACCGCGCCGCCAGACATCTGCGCGAAGACGCGAATGCGCGGGTATTGCTGACCAGCTTTTCCAGCCCTCTGGCCAACTCGATCAAAGGTAAACTTGCGCTGTTGCTCTCCGAAGAGCAGCACCTACTGGATCGCGCCACGGTTCTTTCTTTTAAGGGAATAGCCAAAGAGCTGTTCATGCTGATCAATGGGCACGAGCCGCGCATCGCCAACGACAGCCAAGTTTCCGATGTCATATCCGCTGCAAAATCCAAGCTGGACTATCAGGACAACAGTTTGAACTTCCTGCTTTCCGAGTGGCGAAATGTGGTTGATGCTTGGCAGATTTCAGATCTTGAAAGTTATTCATCGGTCCAAAGAATTGGCCGCAGAAATCGTCTGGGCAATCAGCAACGCGCAAGGTTATGGCCTGTTTTTGAGCAGGCAAAACGGTCAATCAGCAATATGGGACGGACAACTTGGGATGAGGTTTTCCAGAGTGTTGCTGACTATTATTTCAGCAAGCCTGAAAAACCATTTAGCCATGTTGTTGTTGATGAATCACAAGACTTAAGCGTTACCCAACTTCGAATGCTTTCAGCAATCTCCGCTGACAGTGCCAACTGCCTATTTTTTGCTGGTGACATCGGGCAGCGGATTTTTCAAGAACCCTTTTCTTGGAAATCCCATGGAATAGATATTCGAGGGCGTTCATCCACCTTAAAGGTCAATTACCGTACCTCACACCAAATACGTATGGTTATAGACAAATTGCTCCCTGAAACCTTACGCGATGCGGATGGCAATGAAGACAGCCGACAAGGCGTGGTTTCTGTCATAAATGGGACCAAGCCAATCTTGCAGGATTTTCCCAACCAACAATCAGAGAACACTGCTGTTTCGGAATGGATTAGCAAACAAATATCCCAAGGTGTTGAGCCACATGAAATTGGCATTTTCACACGCGAAACAGACCAACTAATTCGTGCACGTAGGGCGGTCCAACAGGCTAATCAATCTGTATGCGAACTATCCGAACGACAAGAAAGAGCTGAAGCTGCTGTCCGGATTGGCACCATGCATCTTGCCAAAGGGCTAGAATTCCGCAGCGTCTGCGTTATGGCGTGTGATGAAGGTATTCTTCCATTAGAAAATAGGTTGGACATTTCCGGAGACGAAGATGAATTAGAGCTTCACTTCGAAACCGAGCGCCACCTATTCTACGTTGCATGCACTAGGGCTAGGGATGATCTGTTGGTAACAAGCGTTAGGCCACGTTCTGAATTTATCGATGATTTAGAGCAAAGCTTAGTGAGCGAATAA